One window of the Solanum stenotomum isolate F172 chromosome 11, ASM1918654v1, whole genome shotgun sequence genome contains the following:
- the LOC125845724 gene encoding uncharacterized protein LOC125845724 encodes MATFNDMVEDFVEVFMDDFSVFGKSFEGFTRDSSKISKNARPMCSLLVKEVKFEFDEMCLKTFEVVKQNLIEAPILIVPNWELPFVLMCDASNVVMGAILGLRKDKVFHSIYCASKTLDSAQANYTVIEKELLALVFTFDKFRSYLIGTKGFTRDSSRITKIARPMCSLLVKEVKFEFDEMCLKTFEVVKQNLIEAPILIVPNWELPFELMCDASNVAMGAILGLRKAKVFHSIYYVSQTLDSAQANNTVTEKELLALVFTFDKFRSYLIGTKAIVYTYNAAIRYLIDKKDAKPRIIRWILLLQEFDLGIKDRKGIENQIADHLSRTAYKIPTETFPNHIVFGKACHIPAEPEHQAYWAIEKLNLDPEIAGKKRISQLHELEEFQFQADENSKLYKKKTK; translated from the exons GGTTTTACcagagattcatcaaagatttcaaAGAATGCAAGACCTATGTGCAGTCTCTTGGTGAAGGAggtgaaatttgaatttgatgagaTGTGTTTGAAGACGTTTGAGGTTGTGAAACAGAACTTAATTGAAGCTCCAATCTTGATTGTTCCTAACTGGGAGCTACCATTTGTACTCATGTGTGATGCAAGCAATGTAGTAATGGGTGCAATATTGGGACTAAGAAAAGATAAGGTGTTCCATTCAATATATTGTGCGAGTAAGACCCTTGATTCTGCTCAAGCTAATTACACCGTGATTGAGAAGGAATTGCTAGCTCTAGTATTCACCTTTGACAAGTTTAGATCGTATTTGATAGGTACCAAG GGTTTTACCAGAGATTCATCAAGGATTACAAAGATTGCAAGACCTATGTGCAGTCTCTTAGTGAAGGAggtgaaatttgaatttgatgagaTGTGTTTGAAGACGTTTGAGGTTGTGAAGCAGAACTTAATTGAAGCTCCAATCTTGATTGTTCCTAACTGGGAGCTAccatttgaactcatgtgtgaTGCAAGCAATGTAGCAATGGGTGCAATATTGGGACTAAGAAAAGCTAAAGTGTTCCACTCAATATACTATGTGAGTCAGACCCTTGATTCTGCTCAAGCTAATAACACCGTGACTGAGAAGGAATTGCTAGCTCTAGTATTCACCTTTGACAAGTTTAGATCGTATTTGATAGGTACCAAGGCAATTGTTTATACTTACAATGCAGCTATTAGGTACCTAATCGacaagaaggatgcaaaaccaaggaTAATTCGGTGGATATTGCTTCTACAAGAATTTGATCTTGGGATCAAAGACCGGAAGGGTATTGAGAATCAAATAGCTGATCATTTGTCCAG GACTGCTTACAAAATACCAACCGAGACCTTTCCTAATCACATAGTGTTTGGAAAAGCATGTCATATTCCAGCGGAGCCAGAGCACCAAGCGTATTGGGCGATTGAGAAGTTAAATCTTGACCCTGAGATTGCCGGTAAGAAGAGAATAAGTCAATTGCATGAGCTTGAGGAGTTTCAGTTCCAAGCAGATGAGAATTCTAAGCTATacaaaaagaagacaaaatga